The genomic window GATGTTCCGGGCGGTGTCGAAGTCACCTGCTTCAGCAAATGTGGCGGCGGTCATGCTCTTTTCAATCTTGCTTTTATAAGCGTAGGCCTTCTTCAGGGTGTCCACCAGATGTTCGAGGTCCACTGGCTTCTGTAAGTAGGCAAAGGCGCCTAATTTTTTCGCCTGGGCCTCGTCCTTATCCGTGCCGTGCCCGGTCAGAATGACCACCTGAACCTGAGGGTAGAATTTTTTGATGCGGCGGAGGACTTCCAGCCCGTCAATGCCAGGCATCTTGAGGTCTAAGACCATTACGTCTGGCACCTCATCTGAAACCTGCTGCATGGCCTGCTCACCATTAAAGGCCATGTCCGACTTCAGTTCCCGGATTTCGAGCCGCTCAGAGAGGCTTTTTACAAACTCCTCTTCGTCATCCACCAAGAGCACTTTAAAGTCTTTCATCAATTTTGCTCCTCACTTAGAATCGGTCACCCTTTCCCCTCGTTCGACCCCCGTACCGCCGTCAGGAGGCAGTCTTGCTGCCGGGTTCTGGAGCACAGGTGAGGTATGGATCCTAAGTCTCAGCCTGCTTCAACCACGCCGTACCACACCTTGGTCCCGCTAAGACCCACCGCCGCAATAAAGTCATCGAGCCCGATTGACTGACCAGCAGGGACCATGACCGGCTGGAGGCCTGGATCACCTTTCAGGAACTCCCGAGCCATGTCAGGACAG from Deltaproteobacteria bacterium includes these protein-coding regions:
- a CDS encoding response regulator; translated protein: MKDFKVLLVDDEEEFVKSLSERLEIRELKSDMAFNGEQAMQQVSDEVPDVMVLDLKMPGIDGLEVLRRIKKFYPQVQVVILTGHGTDKDEAQAKKLGAFAYLQKPVDLEHLVDTLKKAYAYKSKIEKSMTAATFAEAGDFDTARNIMKESDKKK